One genomic segment of Pyruvatibacter mobilis includes these proteins:
- the nuoN gene encoding NADH-quinone oxidoreductase subunit NuoN translates to MPDIAPVLPEIILAVGAMALLMFGVFRKEDDAGPVAIGGIVLFAITGFAVVTGDTGVTFGDSFIADGFSTFIKVLVLIGAAATLFMGLSSMKADNLNRFEYPVLLVLATLGMFMMVSANGLIALYIGIELQSLALYVVAAFKRDSLRSSEAGLKYFVLGALSSGMLLYGASLLYGFAGTVTYAGLGEVLQGDVSIGVIFGLVFFLAGIAFKMSAVPFHMWTPDVYEGAPTPATAFFAAAPKVAAVAMLVRAVTEAFPGVMAEWQQIVFFMAVASTLLGAFAAIGQSNIKRLMAYSSIANVGFILIGLAAGTKQGVEGVLIYLVIYLAMTIGTFACILAMRRAEGPVENIEDLAGLSRNQPMLAFVMAMLMFSLAGIPPLAGFFAKYYVFLAAIEAGLYALAIIGVLASVVGAYYYLRIIKVMYFDEPAAPFEQPMARDVRLVLTLSSLFVLLFFVFPAPVLDSAAAAAGALF, encoded by the coding sequence ATGCCTGATATTGCACCCGTCCTGCCCGAGATCATTCTCGCCGTCGGCGCCATGGCGCTGTTGATGTTCGGCGTGTTCCGCAAGGAAGACGATGCGGGCCCCGTGGCCATCGGCGGCATCGTGCTGTTCGCCATCACCGGCTTCGCGGTCGTCACCGGCGACACCGGCGTTACCTTCGGCGACAGCTTCATCGCAGACGGCTTCTCGACCTTCATCAAGGTGCTGGTGCTGATCGGCGCCGCGGCCACCCTGTTCATGGGTCTGTCCTCCATGAAGGCGGACAACCTCAACCGCTTCGAATATCCCGTGCTGCTGGTGCTCGCCACGCTCGGCATGTTCATGATGGTGTCGGCCAACGGCCTGATCGCGCTTTACATCGGCATTGAGCTGCAGAGCCTGGCGCTCTATGTCGTCGCCGCCTTCAAGCGTGACAGCCTGCGTTCCTCCGAAGCGGGCCTGAAATATTTCGTCCTCGGTGCGCTGTCCTCGGGCATGCTGCTCTATGGCGCGTCGCTCCTCTATGGCTTTGCCGGCACCGTCACCTATGCGGGCCTCGGCGAGGTGCTGCAGGGGGATGTCTCCATCGGCGTGATCTTCGGGCTCGTCTTCTTCCTGGCCGGTATCGCCTTCAAGATGTCCGCCGTGCCGTTCCACATGTGGACGCCGGATGTGTATGAGGGCGCGCCGACCCCGGCGACGGCCTTCTTCGCCGCAGCCCCCAAGGTCGCCGCTGTGGCCATGCTGGTGCGTGCCGTCACCGAAGCCTTCCCTGGCGTGATGGCCGAGTGGCAGCAGATCGTCTTCTTCATGGCGGTTGCCTCCACCCTGCTGGGGGCCTTTGCCGCCATCGGCCAGTCCAACATCAAGCGCCTGATGGCCTATTCGTCCATTGCCAATGTGGGTTTCATCCTCATCGGCCTTGCCGCCGGCACCAAGCAGGGTGTGGAAGGCGTGCTGATCTACCTGGTGATCTACCTCGCCATGACAATCGGCACCTTCGCCTGCATCCTGGCCATGCGCCGCGCCGAAGGCCCGGTGGAGAATATCGAGGATCTGGCCGGCTTGTCGCGCAACCAGCCCATGCTAGCCTTTGTAATGGCGATGCTGATGTTCTCGCTGGCGGGCATTCCGCCGCTCGCAGGCTTCTTCGCCAAGTACTACGTCTTCCTTGCGGCCATCGAAGCCGGCCTCTATGCGCTGGCGATCATCGGCGTGCTGGCCTCGGTCGTGGGTGCCTATTACTACCTGCGCATCATCAAGGTGATGTATTTCGACGAACCGGCAGCGCCTTTCGAGCAGCCCATGGCCCGTGACGTGCGCCTTGTGCTCACCCTGTCGAGCCTCTTCGTGCTGCTGTTCTTCGTCTTCCCGGCACCGGTGCTCGACAGCGCCGCTGCTGCCGCGGGCGCGCTGTTCTGA
- the nuoL gene encoding NADH-quinone oxidoreductase subunit L, producing the protein MYSAIVFLPLLGFLIAGLFGRVIGHRGSEIVTTSLLMLAALLSWIAFFDVAFGGYTGKVHILRWIDSGALEVDWMIRVDTLTAVMLVVVNTVSSLVHLYSIGYMSHDPHRSRFFAYLSLFTFAMLMLVTADNFVQMFFGWEGVGLASYLLIGFWYKKPSANAAAMKAFVVNRVGDFGFLLGVAGTFLVFGSLDFDTVFAAVPEVAGQTFAFAGMQVDIMTTLCLLLFMGAMGKSAQFLLHTWLPDAMEGPTPVSALIHAATMVTAGVVLVARTSPMFEFAPDALWFVTLIGATTAFFAATVGLVQNDIKRVIAYSTCSQLGYMFVALGLGGYQMAVFHLFTHAFFKALLFLGAGSVIHAMSDEQDMRKMGGIFKMIPGTWIMMIIGTLGLTGVPYLAGYYSKDAIIEAAYMANSGLAGYAFAMTVVAALMTSFYSWRLIFMTFHGESRASNEVLSHVHESPWVMLIPLIVLSAGTVLAGFPMREFFVGHDQATFWNGSLFTLPSNNLIEEFHHAPALVVWSPFIMMVIGLATAWLFYIVRPGIPKALAREQQPLYQFLLNKWYFDELYNVIFVKPAMWLGRTLWKGGDGFIIDGFGPNGIAARVMDVTRNVVKLQTGYVYHYAFAMLIGVAAFVTYYSLTGAH; encoded by the coding sequence ATGTATTCCGCCATCGTCTTCCTCCCGCTTCTCGGCTTTCTGATCGCCGGCCTGTTCGGCCGCGTCATCGGCCACCGCGGATCGGAAATCGTCACCACCAGCCTGCTGATGCTGGCCGCGCTCCTGTCGTGGATCGCCTTCTTCGATGTCGCCTTCGGCGGCTATACGGGCAAGGTGCACATCCTGCGGTGGATCGACAGCGGCGCGCTGGAAGTGGACTGGATGATCCGTGTCGACACGCTCACCGCCGTGATGCTGGTGGTGGTCAACACCGTGTCGTCGCTCGTGCACCTTTATTCCATCGGCTATATGAGCCACGACCCGCACCGGTCGCGCTTCTTCGCCTATCTGTCGCTGTTCACCTTCGCCATGCTGATGCTGGTGACCGCCGACAACTTCGTGCAGATGTTCTTCGGCTGGGAAGGCGTGGGGCTTGCGTCCTATCTGCTGATCGGCTTCTGGTACAAGAAGCCGTCGGCCAATGCCGCTGCCATGAAGGCCTTCGTGGTCAACCGCGTGGGTGACTTCGGCTTCCTGCTCGGTGTGGCCGGCACCTTCCTCGTCTTCGGCTCGCTTGATTTCGACACGGTGTTCGCCGCCGTGCCGGAGGTGGCAGGCCAGACCTTCGCCTTCGCCGGCATGCAGGTCGACATCATGACGACCCTGTGCCTGCTGCTGTTCATGGGTGCCATGGGCAAGTCGGCGCAGTTCCTGCTGCACACCTGGCTGCCGGACGCCATGGAAGGCCCGACCCCGGTCTCCGCCCTCATCCACGCCGCCACCATGGTGACCGCGGGCGTGGTGCTGGTGGCCCGCACCTCGCCGATGTTCGAGTTCGCGCCCGACGCGCTGTGGTTCGTGACCCTGATCGGCGCAACGACGGCTTTCTTCGCCGCCACCGTCGGTCTCGTGCAGAACGACATCAAGCGCGTGATCGCCTATTCCACCTGCTCGCAGCTCGGCTACATGTTCGTGGCCCTGGGCCTCGGCGGCTACCAGATGGCGGTGTTCCACCTGTTCACCCACGCCTTCTTCAAGGCGCTGCTGTTCCTCGGCGCGGGCTCGGTGATCCACGCCATGTCGGACGAGCAGGACATGCGCAAGATGGGCGGCATCTTCAAGATGATCCCCGGCACCTGGATCATGATGATCATCGGCACGCTGGGCCTGACGGGTGTCCCCTATCTGGCGGGCTACTATTCAAAGGACGCCATCATCGAAGCGGCCTACATGGCCAATTCGGGCCTGGCAGGCTACGCCTTCGCCATGACGGTCGTGGCCGCGCTGATGACCAGCTTCTATTCCTGGCGCCTCATCTTCATGACCTTCCACGGCGAAAGCCGCGCCTCCAACGAGGTGCTCAGCCATGTGCATGAGAGTCCCTGGGTGATGCTCATTCCGCTGATCGTGCTGTCCGCCGGTACGGTGCTGGCCGGTTTCCCGATGAGGGAATTCTTCGTCGGCCACGATCAGGCAACCTTCTGGAACGGGTCGCTCTTCACCCTGCCGAGCAACAACCTCATCGAAGAGTTCCACCACGCCCCGGCGCTCGTGGTCTGGTCGCCCTTCATCATGATGGTGATCGGCTTGGCAACGGCCTGGCTATTCTACATTGTCCGCCCGGGCATCCCGAAGGCACTCGCCCGTGAACAGCAGCCGCTGTACCAGTTCCTGCTGAACAAGTGGTACTTCGACGAGCTCTACAACGTCATCTTCGTGAAGCCCGCCATGTGGCTCGGCCGCACCCTGTGGAAGGGCGGCGACGGCTTCATCATCGACGGCTTCGGTCCCAACGGCATTGCCGCGCGCGTGATGGATGTCACCCGCAACGTGGTGAAGCTGCAGACCGGCTACGTCTATCACTATGCCTTCGCCATGCTCATCGGCGTGGCGGCCTTTGTGACCTACTACTCGCTGACGGGGGCGCACTAA
- a CDS encoding biotin--[acetyl-CoA-carboxylase] ligase, translated as MVWPGGVGLHHFADIDSTNEEARRMAAAGARGPAWIYADTQSAGRGRRGRAWMSEPGNLFCTHLFAPQCPMPKAAEMSFVTALAVFDAVDATGIHGLALKWPNDLLVDGAKVSGILIESAPGPAGHRDEDPLLAIGIGINIARAPDDTPYPATCLSAHGMSVTPLALLTELATAFIARCAQWDRGAGFAAIRQDWLARARGVGGPVTVRLHDRVIEGEFLSLDEDGALEIRAGDKIETISAGDVFFPDIAPREAK; from the coding sequence ATGGTGTGGCCCGGCGGTGTCGGGCTGCACCATTTTGCCGACATCGATTCCACCAACGAAGAAGCCCGCCGCATGGCCGCCGCAGGTGCGCGCGGACCGGCCTGGATCTATGCGGACACCCAGTCAGCGGGCCGCGGCCGGCGGGGCAGGGCATGGATGTCCGAGCCGGGCAATCTGTTCTGCACCCATCTGTTCGCCCCGCAATGCCCGATGCCGAAGGCGGCGGAGATGTCTTTCGTGACGGCACTGGCGGTGTTCGACGCGGTAGATGCAACGGGTATCCACGGGCTGGCGCTGAAATGGCCGAATGACCTCCTGGTCGATGGTGCCAAGGTAAGCGGCATCCTGATTGAATCAGCACCCGGCCCGGCTGGCCACCGCGACGAGGACCCGCTGCTGGCAATCGGCATCGGCATCAATATCGCCCGTGCCCCGGATGACACGCCATATCCCGCAACATGCCTTTCGGCCCACGGCATGTCGGTGACGCCGCTGGCCCTGCTGACGGAACTGGCCACTGCCTTTATCGCTCGCTGCGCCCAGTGGGACCGGGGGGCAGGCTTTGCCGCGATCCGCCAGGACTGGCTGGCACGTGCGCGCGGGGTGGGCGGTCCGGTCACGGTCAGGCTTCATGACCGTGTGATCGAAGGTGAATTTCTGTCGCTTGATGAAGATGGCGCGCTTGAGATACGCGCAGGTGATAAAATCGAGACAATTTCAGCCGGTGACGTGTTCTTCCCGGACATCGCGCCGCGCGAAGCCAAGTGA
- a CDS encoding NADH-quinone oxidoreductase subunit M, whose protein sequence is MLDWPILSLVTFLPVLGALFILLIRGEEEVVARNARFVALWTTVITFAISLLLWTNFDYTTADFQFVEKQEWLGVASYHLGVDGISMLFIILTTLLMPACILASWDSIKTRVKEYMIAFLVLETLMIGVFCALDLVLFYLFFEGALIPMFLIIGVWGGARRVYASFKFFLYTLLGSVLMLLAIMAMYWTAGTTDIPTLLTHEFAADLQTWLWLAFFASFAVKMPMWPVHTWLPDAHVEAPTAGSVILAGILLKMGGYGFLRFSLPMFPIASDMFAPLVFALSVIAIIYTSLVALAQTDIKKLIAYSSVAHMGFVTMGIFAINTQGVQGGLFQMISHGFISGALFLGVGVIYDRMHTREIAAYGGLVHRMPVYATFFMLFTMANVALPGTSGFVGEFLTIMGIYAVNTWVAILAATGVILSAAYALFLYRRVIFGELEKDNLKSITDMNRRELVTMVPLALLVIFFGVYPSPILDVTAVSVDNLLTNAQAAIEAYNAAGATGSVAGLN, encoded by the coding sequence ATGCTCGACTGGCCCATTCTTTCCCTCGTTACCTTCCTGCCGGTTCTGGGGGCGCTGTTCATCCTCCTGATCCGCGGGGAAGAAGAGGTGGTTGCCCGCAACGCCCGCTTCGTGGCGCTGTGGACGACCGTCATCACCTTCGCCATCTCGCTGCTGCTGTGGACGAATTTCGACTACACGACGGCTGACTTCCAGTTCGTCGAGAAGCAGGAATGGCTGGGCGTCGCCTCCTATCACCTGGGCGTGGACGGCATCTCGATGCTGTTCATCATCCTGACGACGCTGCTGATGCCCGCCTGCATCCTGGCAAGCTGGGACTCCATCAAGACGCGCGTGAAGGAATACATGATCGCCTTCCTAGTGCTGGAAACGCTGATGATCGGCGTTTTCTGCGCGCTGGACCTGGTGCTCTTCTATCTCTTCTTCGAAGGCGCGCTGATCCCGATGTTCCTGATCATCGGCGTGTGGGGCGGGGCGCGGCGCGTCTATGCGAGCTTCAAGTTCTTCCTCTACACGCTGCTCGGCTCGGTGTTGATGCTGCTCGCCATCATGGCCATGTACTGGACGGCGGGCACGACGGACATCCCGACGCTGCTGACCCATGAATTCGCAGCCGATCTGCAGACATGGCTATGGCTGGCCTTCTTCGCGAGCTTCGCGGTGAAGATGCCCATGTGGCCGGTGCACACCTGGCTGCCGGATGCCCACGTGGAAGCCCCGACAGCGGGCTCGGTGATCCTCGCCGGTATCCTGCTGAAGATGGGCGGCTACGGCTTCCTGCGCTTCTCGCTGCCCATGTTCCCGATCGCGTCGGACATGTTCGCGCCGCTGGTCTTCGCCCTGTCGGTCATCGCCATCATCTACACCTCGCTGGTGGCACTCGCGCAGACGGACATCAAGAAGCTGATCGCCTATTCATCGGTTGCCCATATGGGCTTCGTGACCATGGGCATCTTCGCCATCAACACCCAGGGCGTTCAGGGCGGTCTGTTCCAGATGATTAGCCACGGCTTTATCTCTGGGGCATTGTTCCTCGGCGTGGGTGTCATCTACGACCGCATGCATACCCGCGAGATCGCAGCCTATGGCGGCCTTGTGCACCGCATGCCGGTTTACGCGACCTTCTTCATGCTGTTCACCATGGCCAATGTGGCGCTGCCCGGCACCAGCGGCTTCGTCGGTGAATTCCTGACCATCATGGGCATCTACGCCGTCAACACCTGGGTCGCCATTCTGGCTGCCACCGGTGTCATCCTGTCAGCGGCCTATGCCCTGTTCCTCTACCGGCGCGTCATCTTCGGTGAGCTGGAGAAGGACAATCTCAAATCCATCACGGACATGAACCGCCGGGAATTGGTGACCATGGTGCCGCTGGCGCTGCTGGTCATCTTCTTCGGTGTCTATCCGTCCCCCATTCTCGATGTGACTGCTGTGTCGGTGGACAATCTACTCACCAATGCCCAGGCCGCCATCGAGGCCTATAACGCTGCCGGTGCGACGGGCTCCGTCGCAGGCCTGAACTAA
- a CDS encoding NADH-quinone oxidoreductase subunit J has translation MIVATIAFYVFAFIALASAVMVISARNPVHSVLFLILTFFNAAGLFVLMGAEFLAMILVIVYVGAVAVLFLFVVMMLDVDFSELREGFLQYMPFGALIGFILLLELLLVLGAWTIAPEAASLAASPTPVQTDVTNTEAIGRVLYTDYVYYFQACGMILFIAMIGAIVLTLRHKEGVKRQNIAQQVARTRAEAVELKQIKPGQGI, from the coding sequence ATGATCGTTGCAACGATTGCGTTCTACGTCTTCGCGTTCATCGCGCTGGCGTCTGCTGTGATGGTGATCTCAGCCCGCAACCCTGTGCATTCGGTCCTGTTCCTCATCCTCACCTTCTTCAACGCCGCGGGCCTGTTTGTGCTCATGGGCGCCGAGTTCCTCGCGATGATCCTGGTCATCGTCTATGTGGGCGCGGTCGCGGTGTTGTTCCTCTTCGTGGTGATGATGCTGGATGTGGACTTTTCCGAGCTGCGCGAAGGCTTCCTTCAGTACATGCCCTTCGGCGCGCTGATCGGTTTCATCCTGCTGCTTGAGCTGCTGCTGGTGCTCGGCGCCTGGACCATTGCGCCCGAGGCAGCCTCGCTTGCGGCATCACCCACGCCCGTTCAGACGGATGTCACCAACACCGAGGCTATCGGCCGGGTGCTCTATACCGACTACGTCTATTACTTCCAGGCCTGCGGCATGATCCTGTTCATCGCCATGATCGGTGCCATCGTGCTGACGCTCCGCCACAAGGAAGGCGTGAAGCGGCAGAACATCGCCCAGCAGGTCGCCCGCACGCGTGCTGAAGCCGTCGAGCTGAAGCAGATCAAGCCGGGCCAGGGCATCTAA
- the nuoK gene encoding NADH-quinone oxidoreductase subunit NuoK has protein sequence MDIGLGHYLTVAALLFTLGIFGIFLNRKNIIIILMSVELMLLAVNINLVAFSTQLGDLVGQIFAMIVLTVAAAEAAIGLAILVVYFRNRGSIAVEDVNLMKG, from the coding sequence ATCGACATCGGCCTTGGCCACTATCTCACCGTCGCAGCGCTTCTGTTCACGCTCGGCATCTTCGGCATCTTCCTCAACCGGAAGAATATCATCATCATCCTGATGTCCGTCGAACTGATGCTGCTTGCCGTGAACATCAACCTGGTCGCCTTCTCCACCCAGCTTGGAGATCTCGTCGGCCAGATTTTCGCGATGATCGTTCTGACCGTGGCCGCCGCCGAGGCGGCCATCGGCCTCGCCATCCTGGTGGTCTACTTCCGTAACCGCGGCTCCATCGCGGTGGAAGACGTCAACCTCATGAAGGGTTAG